From Cydia strobilella chromosome 7, ilCydStro3.1, whole genome shotgun sequence, one genomic window encodes:
- the LOC134743273 gene encoding uncharacterized protein LOC134743273 isoform X1 — MIFYEGFQGNRHPMHPMQRREPPVPQGDNTGNQCVEVNHDDISSLHKRQTTSAKHLIIYDISNKLQRYGEYDIGGTFTDNEPDLWFYFNTSFCPGNKCLLNLFVCLRKVGSFSIGISKSPEVTHGPVTGNSPGRSYLPYEFKWQVFKSNQPDEKYFVKTYCFTAKNLEGRILCIPIAIKTDPASPFNMDLIKQIKLNHDFGELLSKQEKTNFIIESASRKQYQVHKIILAAHSSLLRNQVKNDTDSLFLDISDNDMELLLQFLYTGTIKDILRQDCINLLDIAGKFELSNLFFLVQYAIAEQINIGNCMEIALISERYNLEKLQTTVFQFIKENPQVYETEGWKNLNDINLTKKMFQYVNTNKST; from the exons ATGATATTCTACGAGGGGTTTCAGGGGAACAGACATCCAATGCATCCCATGCAAAGAAGGGAGCCACCCGTTCCTCAAGGTGACAACACTGGCAATCAGTGTGTGGAG GTGAACCATGATGACATATCCTCCTTACACAAACGCCAAACGACGTCCGCAAAACACTTGATCATATACGATATCTCCAACAAACTGCAGAGGTACGGCGAATACGACATAGGAGGCACTTTCACCGACAACGAGCCTGATTTGTGGTTCTATTTTAATACCTCTTTCTGCCCGGGGAACAAGTGTCTCCTCAATCTATTTGTATGTCTAAGAAAAGTTGGCAGCTTCAGCATCGGGATAAGCAAATCTCCTGAAGTCACCCACGGACCGGTCACAGGCAACTCGCCCGGACGATCCTATTTACCATATGAATTTAAATGGCAAGTATTCAAGTCAAATCAGCCCGATGAGAAATACTTCGTGAAAACTTACTGCTTCACAGCGAAGAACTTGGAAGGCAGGATACTCTGCATTCCTATAGCGATAAAGACCGATCCCGCCAGCCCTTTTAACATGGATCTTATTAAACAAATTAAGCTTAATCATGACTTCGGTGAGCTTTTATCGAAGCAGGagaaaactaattttataattgagTCAGCTAGTAGGAAACAGTATCAGGTGCATAAGATAATTCTAGCCGCTCACAGTTCGCTATTAAGAAACCAAGTTAAGAATGACACGGACTCACTATTCTTGGATATAAGCGACAATGATATGGAGTTGCTCCTTCAATTCTTATATACGGGTACTATTAAGGATATTTTAAGACAGGATTGCATTAATCTCTTAGATATTGCAGGCAAATTTGAATTAAGTAACCTATTTTTCCTAGTGCAATATGCTATAGCTGAACAAATTAATATTGGAAACTGTATGGAAATTGCACTTATATCGGAGAGATACAATTTAGAAAAACTACAAACAACTgtttttcagtttataaaagagAATCCTCAAGTTTATGAGACTGAAGGATGGAAAAACTTGAATGATATAAATCTAACAAAGAAAATGTTTCAGTATGTGAATACGAATAAGAGCACTTAA
- the LOC134743273 gene encoding uncharacterized protein LOC134743273 isoform X2, producing MHPMQRREPPVPQGDNTGNQCVEVNHDDISSLHKRQTTSAKHLIIYDISNKLQRYGEYDIGGTFTDNEPDLWFYFNTSFCPGNKCLLNLFVCLRKVGSFSIGISKSPEVTHGPVTGNSPGRSYLPYEFKWQVFKSNQPDEKYFVKTYCFTAKNLEGRILCIPIAIKTDPASPFNMDLIKQIKLNHDFGELLSKQEKTNFIIESASRKQYQVHKIILAAHSSLLRNQVKNDTDSLFLDISDNDMELLLQFLYTGTIKDILRQDCINLLDIAGKFELSNLFFLVQYAIAEQINIGNCMEIALISERYNLEKLQTTVFQFIKENPQVYETEGWKNLNDINLTKKMFQYVNTNKST from the exons ATGCATCCCATGCAAAGAAGGGAGCCACCCGTTCCTCAAGGTGACAACACTGGCAATCAGTGTGTGGAG GTGAACCATGATGACATATCCTCCTTACACAAACGCCAAACGACGTCCGCAAAACACTTGATCATATACGATATCTCCAACAAACTGCAGAGGTACGGCGAATACGACATAGGAGGCACTTTCACCGACAACGAGCCTGATTTGTGGTTCTATTTTAATACCTCTTTCTGCCCGGGGAACAAGTGTCTCCTCAATCTATTTGTATGTCTAAGAAAAGTTGGCAGCTTCAGCATCGGGATAAGCAAATCTCCTGAAGTCACCCACGGACCGGTCACAGGCAACTCGCCCGGACGATCCTATTTACCATATGAATTTAAATGGCAAGTATTCAAGTCAAATCAGCCCGATGAGAAATACTTCGTGAAAACTTACTGCTTCACAGCGAAGAACTTGGAAGGCAGGATACTCTGCATTCCTATAGCGATAAAGACCGATCCCGCCAGCCCTTTTAACATGGATCTTATTAAACAAATTAAGCTTAATCATGACTTCGGTGAGCTTTTATCGAAGCAGGagaaaactaattttataattgagTCAGCTAGTAGGAAACAGTATCAGGTGCATAAGATAATTCTAGCCGCTCACAGTTCGCTATTAAGAAACCAAGTTAAGAATGACACGGACTCACTATTCTTGGATATAAGCGACAATGATATGGAGTTGCTCCTTCAATTCTTATATACGGGTACTATTAAGGATATTTTAAGACAGGATTGCATTAATCTCTTAGATATTGCAGGCAAATTTGAATTAAGTAACCTATTTTTCCTAGTGCAATATGCTATAGCTGAACAAATTAATATTGGAAACTGTATGGAAATTGCACTTATATCGGAGAGATACAATTTAGAAAAACTACAAACAACTgtttttcagtttataaaagagAATCCTCAAGTTTATGAGACTGAAGGATGGAAAAACTTGAATGATATAAATCTAACAAAGAAAATGTTTCAGTATGTGAATACGAATAAGAGCACTTAA